A portion of the Punica granatum isolate Tunisia-2019 chromosome 7, ASM765513v2, whole genome shotgun sequence genome contains these proteins:
- the LOC116214968 gene encoding chaperone protein dnaJ C76, chloroplastic isoform X1, with translation MEFLRFNGSMPTALPFVDTPRSSPASRTQLHLPSPSTSRPWLTASCRGRAGEDAPLSASSAYDILGIEPGCSAAELKAAFRAKVKQYHPDVSTVGNPETMIRRVIQAYQMLSKYSRSEIIEREYLDPFDEPECEALDLFVNELLCVGKGCPYSCVKAAPHAFTFASSTGTARATSQGKGEDYQVQAAVGQCPRSCIHYVTPSQRIILEELLDSIIDVPYDTSAEADLLYSLIVKARFENNRYWKPKKQPKNSSNHVDWY, from the exons atgGAGTTTCTTCGCTTCAACGGTTCAATGCCTACAGCTCTTCCCTTCGTTGACACTCCGAGATCTTCCCCTGCATCCCGTACTCAGCTCCATCTGCCGTCTCCCTCGACCTCGAGACCTTGGCTAACGGCGAGCTGCAGAGGAAGAGCAGGAGAGGACGCTCCTCTGTCCGCTTCCTCAGCTTATGACATCCTCGGCATCGAACCGGGCTGCTCGGCCGCCGAGCTCAAAGCTGCTTTCAGAGCCAAG GTGAAGCAGTACCATCCGGACGTGAGCACTGTTGGAAATCCCGAAACAATGATACGCCGTGTAATTCAGGCATATCAG ATGCTGTCCAAATACAGCCGGTCGGAGATCATCGAGAG GGAATACTTGGATCCTTTTGATGAACCAGAATGTGAAGCTCTCGATCTCTTTGTCAATGAACTTCTTTGTGTTGGCAAAG GGTGCCCATATTCATGTGTTAAAGCAGCTCCGCATGCTTTCACATTTGCTTCTTCCACCGGTACTGCAAGAGCAACTTCCCAGG GAAAAGGTGAAGATTATCAAGTTCAGGCTGCAGTTGGTCAATGCCCAAGAAGTTGTATTCACTATGTTACTCCATCACAAAGAATTATTTTAGAGGAGTTGCTTGACAG CATAATCGACGTGCCATATGATACTTCAGCTGAGGCTGACTTGCTTTACTCATTAATAGTCAAGGCGAGGTTTGAGAACAATCGGTACTGGAAGCCAAAGAAGC
- the LOC116214968 gene encoding chaperone protein dnaJ C76, chloroplastic isoform X2, with protein MEFLRFNGSMPTALPFVDTPRSSPASRTQLHLPSPSTSRPWLTASCRGRAGEDAPLSASSAYDILGIEPGCSAAELKAAFRAKVKQYHPDVSTVGNPETMIRRVIQAYQMLSKYSRSEIIEREYLDPFDEPECEALDLFVNELLCVGKGKGEDYQVQAAVGQCPRSCIHYVTPSQRIILEELLDSIIDVPYDTSAEADLLYSLIVKARFENNRYWKPKKQPKNSSNHVDWY; from the exons atgGAGTTTCTTCGCTTCAACGGTTCAATGCCTACAGCTCTTCCCTTCGTTGACACTCCGAGATCTTCCCCTGCATCCCGTACTCAGCTCCATCTGCCGTCTCCCTCGACCTCGAGACCTTGGCTAACGGCGAGCTGCAGAGGAAGAGCAGGAGAGGACGCTCCTCTGTCCGCTTCCTCAGCTTATGACATCCTCGGCATCGAACCGGGCTGCTCGGCCGCCGAGCTCAAAGCTGCTTTCAGAGCCAAG GTGAAGCAGTACCATCCGGACGTGAGCACTGTTGGAAATCCCGAAACAATGATACGCCGTGTAATTCAGGCATATCAG ATGCTGTCCAAATACAGCCGGTCGGAGATCATCGAGAG GGAATACTTGGATCCTTTTGATGAACCAGAATGTGAAGCTCTCGATCTCTTTGTCAATGAACTTCTTTGTGTTGGCAAAG GAAAAGGTGAAGATTATCAAGTTCAGGCTGCAGTTGGTCAATGCCCAAGAAGTTGTATTCACTATGTTACTCCATCACAAAGAATTATTTTAGAGGAGTTGCTTGACAG CATAATCGACGTGCCATATGATACTTCAGCTGAGGCTGACTTGCTTTACTCATTAATAGTCAAGGCGAGGTTTGAGAACAATCGGTACTGGAAGCCAAAGAAGC